One window of the Solanum stenotomum isolate F172 chromosome 11, ASM1918654v1, whole genome shotgun sequence genome contains the following:
- the LOC125845785 gene encoding uncharacterized protein LOC125845785, with product MNQHNETSKIIQPLPKIHQPFPQRLKKKNEDERFTKFLSVFKKLSINLPLVEALLEMPGYAKFMKELVTKKRILDYKTIEVSHGCSAIMTKEIVTKRNDPGAFTIPCTIGMLQFAKALCDLGTSINLMPYAMYKQLGLGEPKATTMRLLMADRYIKHPVGILYDILVKVDRFIFPADFVILDCDIDVELPIILGRPFLATSRALVDAESGKLKFRVNDDEVTFNI from the coding sequence ATGAATCAACACAATGAGACTTCAAAAATAATACAACCCTTACCCAAAATACATCAACCTTTTCCCCAGcgtttgaaaaaaaagaatgaagatgagAGGTTTACAAAATTCTTGTCTGTGTTCAAGAAGTTGTCCATCAACCTTCCTTTGGTGGAAGCATTGTTGGAGATGCCAGGGTATGCTAAATTCATGAAAGAGTTAGTCACCAAGAAGAGGATCTTGGATTATAAAACGATTGAAGTTTCTCATGGTTGCAGTGCGATCATGACAAAGGAGATAGTTACTAAAAGGAacgaccctggtgctttcaccaTCCCATGTACTATTGGAATGCTCCAATTTGCCAAGGCGTTATGTGACCTAGGAACAAGCATCAACCTGATGCCATACGCCATGTACAAGCAACTTGGATTGGGAGAACCAAAGGCAACTACCATGAGACTTCTCATGGCAGATCGATACATCAAACATCCTGTTGGGATCCTCTACGATATCTTGGTCAAAGTGGATCGGTTTATATTTCCAGCTGACTTTGTGATTTTAGACTGTGACATTGATGTTGAGCTccccattattttgggaaggccATTCTTAGCAACTAGCAGAGCATTAGTAGATGCTGAAAGCGGCAAGTTGAAATTCCGTGTGAATGACGATGAGGTAACTTTCAACATCTGA